The Tessaracoccus timonensis sequence GTCGACGTCATCGTCGACGCCGCCGCCCAGAAGGGCACCGGCGCCTGGATCGTCCAGACCGCCCTCGACCTCGGCGTCCCGGTGACCGGCATCGGCGAGGCGACGTTCGCCCGCGGCCTCTCCTCCTCCCCGCCCAGCGCGCAGCCGCACAGGGCTTCGCCGGCGAGGCCAAGGAGTGGAACGTCGAGGACCGCGAGGCGTTCATCGAGGACGTCCGCAAGGCCCTCTACGCCTCCAAGCTCGTCGCGTACTCGCAGGGCTTCAACGAGATCCAGGCCGCGGCCGAGGCCTACGGCTGGGACATCAACCTCGGCGCGCTCGCCCGCATCTGGCGCGGCGGCTGCATCATCCGTGCGCAGTTCCTCAACGAGATCACCCGCGCCTACGACGCCGACGCCAAGCTGCCGCTGCTGATCGGCGACTCGTACTTCTACGAGCGCATCGTCGACGCCCTGCCGTCCTGGCGCCGCGTCGTCTCCGAGGCCACCCTGCACGGCGTCCCGGTGCCGGTGTTCTCCTCGTCGCTGTCGTACTACGACGGCGTCCGCTCCGAGCGTCTGCCCGCCGCCCTCATCCAGGGCCAGCGCGACTTCTTCGGCGCCCACACCTACCAGCGCACCGACGCCGAGGGCGCCTTCCACACCATGTGGGCGGAAGACGGCCGCGCCGAAGTCCAGTGGTGAGCTGAGAGGAGCCGAACCGACATGCAGTTGCACGAAGACGCACAGTGGGCGCTCGTCACGCCGACGTCCATGGGCGTGCGGATCACGCCCGAGAACCGCCAGCCGGTGCACTACTCGGACCACTTCCTGATGCAGGCCACCTCGGCCGAGTCGAACGTCGCCTCGGTGGCGTCGCACCTCGGCCTGCCGGTGAAGGTGCTCACGAACTTCGTCGAGGGCTCGCCGATCTCGGCGTTCATCAAGGCGAACCTCCGTGCGCGGGGCATGACCTACGAGGGTCCCGACGTGCCGCAGGGCGACGCCTGGGGCTACCGCCACCAGTTCAACATCGCCGACTCCGGCTACGGTGGCCGCGGCCCCCGCGTGTGGAACGACCGCGCCGGCGAGGTCGGCCGGACCCTGAAGGGGGAGGACTTCGACCTCGACAAGCTGTTCGGCGACGAGGGCGTGAAGATCCTGCACCTGTCCGGCCTGATCGCCGCCCTGTCCCCCGAGACGTCGAAGTTCTGCGTCGAGGTGGCCCGCAAGGCCAAGGAGCACGGCACGCGGATCAGCTTCGACCTCAACTACCGCGCCACCTTCTGGAAGGGCCGCGAGGAGGAGCTGTCCGCCGCGTTCCGCGAGATCGCGAGCCTCTGCGACGTGCTGTACGGCAACGAGGAGGACTTCCAGCTCTGTCTGGGAATCCAGGGCCCCGAGGCCGGCGGCAAGGACATCGCCGAGGAGATCGAGTCGTTCAAGCAGATGATCGGCCGCATCCAGGAGCAGTACCCGGACGCGCAGTACATCGGCACCTCGCTGCGTGAGGTTGTCTCGGCCAACCAGCACAAGTGGGGCATGATCCTGTGGGGCGAGGGCGAGTTCAACGTCGCCGAGCTCCGCGACATCGACGTCATCGACCGCATCGGCGGCGGCGACGGCTCCATCGGCGGCGTGCTGTACGGCATCCTCAAGGGCTGGGCGCCCGAGAAGTGCATGCAGTTCGGCTGGGCCACCGGCGCGCTGGCGGCCACCAGCATCTACGACTACGGCGCACCGGCCGACGAGGACCAGGTCTGGTCCATCTGGTCGGGCAACGCCCGCGTCAAGCGCTGACGAATCGCGACGGACGGCGTCGGTTCCCCCGGGAGCCGGCGCCGTTCGTCGTGCCCACCCCCGGTGCCGCCACGTTCGCCAGCGTTTCCTATGTGTGCCTGCGATGCATCGCAGGCACACATAGGAAACGCTGGCGGCTCGGCCCGGACGGCACCTTTTGCCAACTTGGGTCCGGCGAGGGCCGGGCGCGCGGCCCTGTGGTAGGTATGGCTCATGACCAGCCTTTACCCCGGAATCGACGAGGCCGCCCGCATCGGCGGGCCCGATCAGGTCCTCACCCACGACCAGATCCGCGCGTTCGTCCTCGAGCAGCTGCGCGCCTACGACTTCGACGGGAAGCGCGTGACGTTCGTCGTTCCCGACGGAACCCGTCACGCCCCGGTCGACGTGGTGGCGAAGATCGTCCACGAGGCGCTGGGCGACCGCCCGGCCGACGTGCGCGTCGTGATCGCCCTGGGCACCCACGACTACATGAACGACGCCGCCATCGGGAAGCTCATGGGTTGCGAGCCCGGCCGCTTCGAGGAGACCTACCCCGGCTGGGAGATCCACAACCACGACTGGCGCAACGAGGAGACGTTCGCCAACCTCGGCACCATCCCGGCGCCCCGCATCGGCGAGCTCACCGGCGGCCGCCTGACGGACCGGGACATGACCGTGCTGGTCAACAAGATGGTGGTCGACACGGACATCTCGCTCATCCTCGGCCCGGTGCTGCCGCACGAGGTCGTCGGGATCTCCGGCGGCAACAAGTACTTCTTCCCCGGCCTCTCCGGCCACGACGTGATCGACATGTCGCACTGGGTGGGCGCGCTCATCACGAGCTTCGAGATGATCGGCAGCATCGGCATCACCCCTGTGCGGCAGATGATCGACGCGGCGGCCGAGCTGATCCCGTCGACGAAGCTGCTGCTCGGCATGATCGTGAAGCCGGGCAGCGACGACCTGCAGTTCATGGCGTTCGGCGACTCGCGCGCCGCGTGGGAGGCGTGCGCCGAGGTCTCCAGCCAGGTGCACGTGAAGTACGTGCCCAAGGCGTACAAGCGCGTCGTCTCGATCATCCCGGAGATGTACGAGGACATGTGGACCGGCGCCAAGGGCTTCTACAAACTCGAGCCGGTCGTCGCCGACGGCGGCGAGCTCATCATCTACGCGCCGCACATCGAGCAGGTCTCCGTCATGCACCCGGGCATCGAGGAGATCGGCTACCACAACCGCCAGTACTTCGTCGGGCAGTGGGAGCGGTTCAAGGACCACCCCTGGGGCGAGCTCGCGCACTCGACGCACCTCCGCGGCCTGGGCGACTACGACCCCGGGACGGGTGTCGAGACCAACCGCGTCACCGTGACGCTCGCGACGGGGATCCCGCGCGACGTCGTCGAGCGCATCAGCCTGAACTACCTCGATCCCCGCGACGTGGACCTCGCGGCCTTCGAGGCGGACCCGGACACGCTCGTCGTCCCGCACGCCGGCGAGCTGCTGCACCGCACCGAGGCGCAGCGCGGGAAGCTCCCCGCCTGAGGGGACAACGAACGAGGGCCTCCACCGATCCGGTGGAGGCCCTCGTTGGTTGGGGTGGCTACCTGGCGTCCTGGCCGGGGACGAGGCCGGCGGCGACGCGGCGCTCCTCGAGGATGCGCACGTTCTCGGCGACCTTGTTCTTCTTCAGCGGGTAGAGGAAGAGCAGGGCCAGTGCGACGAGGATCGCGCCGATGCCGGGGAGCAGGTTGGCGAGCATGTAGATGCCCTCCTGGACCGACTCCGCCTGCGCCTCGCCCGCCGCCGCCACCGCCGCGTCGAAGCCGACAGCGCCGAGCGCGAAGCCGATGAGGCCACCGGCGAGGGCCTGCCCCAGCTTGCGGGCCCACGAGTAGACGGCGTAGACGGTGCCATCGTCGCGGGAGCCGGTGCGGACCTCCTGGTAGTCGATGACGTCGGTGATGAGCGCCCAGATCAGGAAGTTGAAGACCTGGATGGCGAGCATCGTGATGGCGTAGAAGACGATCCAGACGGCCGGGTTCTCGATCTTGAGGAAGTACGCCGCGAGCAGGGTCGCCCCGCCGACGAACATCGCGACGATGCCGACCTCGGCCTTGCCGAAGCGCTTGGCGAGCCAGGGCGAGATGAAGATCAGGACCAGCGAGGGGGCGATGCCTGCGATCGAGGCCGGCGACTGCCAAGTGCCGTCACCGAAGTAGTTCAGGAACAGGTAGCCGAGGATGCCGCCCAGGAACATGAAGGTCAGCAGCAGGATCAGCGCCGCGGCGATGAGGCCGAGCAGTGCCTTGTTGGTGAACACGGTGCTGAGCATCTTGCCGATGCTCTGGCCGCCCTCGGCCTTGCCCTTGACGGACGACGGGACACGCTCCTCGACGAGGGCGTAGCAGACCGCGTAGCAGACGACTGCGAGGATCGAGCAGACGACGGCGGCCATCGTCATGCGCGGGCCGGACAGCACCGAGACGCCGTCGGTGTTCGCCGTGTAGACGACCAGCGGCATGATCGCCATGATCGCCAGGTTGGCGAGGGTCGCGCCGGTGGACCGGAACACGGACAGCTGGGCGCGGTCGTCGGGGTTGCCGGAGACCACGGAGGCCATGGACCCGTAGGGGATGTTGATGGCGGTGTAGCAGATCGAGCCCCACAGCAGGTAGGTGGCGACCATCCAGGTCACCTTCAGCGCGTACGAGTCGAAGTCGGCGACGAAGGACATGTACATGAGAGCCGAGGCCACGGCCACCGGGATGGCGATGTACTTGATCCAGCGCTTGAACTTGTACTGCCCCTCCTTCACGGGGAGACGGTCGACGATGATGCCCATGCCGACGTCGGTGAAGCCGTCGAGCACGCGGGCGCCGATCAGGAGGAGGCCCACGTGGGCCGGGTTGATCCCCACCACGTTGGTGAAGAACAGCATGAAGAATGCGGACTGGAGGATGAAGGTGAAGTCGTTGCCGAAATCACCGAACATGTAGCCCAGTTTGTCGCGCATGCCGAAGGGGCGAGTGCTGAGCTTCCCCTTGTATGCGCTGAGTGTGGTGGTCATCGCGACTCCGTTCCGGGCAGCTGCTGTGCCGCCCTGCTATGGACTTCGTTGGCTGCGACACCGGCAGCGACTTGTCAATATTCTGCATATCCGCTCGCGGGATTCGGCAACGTTGCCACGTTTTGCATCAGGACGGCCCCATGGCGACAACTTCCGGCAACCCCCTGCGTGGCACTCGCCCAGCATGCGAGCCTGAGACCTACAGTCGATTGGAGTGGTGAACGCCGTGCAGACGTATCGAGCGGCCGTCGTGGGTTGCGGAGACATATCGGTGGTCCACTTGGCCGCCCTGCGGAAGCTGGAGCTGGCGGAACTGGTCGCGGTGTGCGACGTGACCCCCGCCGCCCGTGAAGCCGCGGCAACCGCGCACGGCGTGCCCGGGTACGCCTCTGTGGAGGAACTCCTCGCGAACGAGCAGGTCGACGTCGTCCACGTCTGCACCCCGCACGACCAGCATGCACCCGTCATCATCGCCTGCCTCGAGGCAGGCGTGAACGTCCTCACCGAGAAGCCGCTGGCGGAGTCGCTCGCATCCGCGGACCGGGTCATCGCCGCAGAGGCGGCGAGCACGGCGAAGCTCGGCGTCTGCTTCCAGACCCGCTACAACGCCCCGGTGCGCATCGCGCGCGAGCGGTTGCGGTCCGGCGAGTTCGGCCCGATCCGCGGCGGGGCCGGCACGGTCATGTGGACCCGCACCCCCGAGTACTACGCGAGCAAGCCGTGGCGCGGCACTTGGGCGGGCAGCGGCGGCGGCCTCCTCATGAACCAGGCCATCCACACCGTCGACCTCCTCCAGTGGCTCATCGGCCCGGTGGAGCGCGTCGACGGGGCCGCCCACACCCGGGCGCTCGCCGGGAGCATCGAGGTCGAGGACACCGCGGACATGCTCCTCACCCACGCCGGCGGCGCGACGAGCATCTTCTACGCGACCAACGCCCACACCATCAACGACTCCGTCCTGGTGGAGGTCGTCACCGACACCGCCGTCCTCCGCATCGGCGAGGACCTGACCATCGCCCACACCGACGGGCGGACCGAGCGGATCACCCCGGCCCCCGCCTCCAGCGACGGTCGCGACTACTGGGGAACCTCCCACGAGGACCTCATCCGCGACTTCTACAGCCAGCTCGGCAGCGACGAGGGCTTCTGGATCAGCGCCGACGAGGCGCGCAGGAGCCTGGAGATCATCGCCGACGTCTACGACCAGAGTTACCCCGAGAGAACCCAACCGAAGGAGCAGTAATGGCGAGAATCGGCCTGCAGGTCATGACGGTGCGCGAGGAGTTCACCCGCCTCGGCACCTACGAAGCGCTCAAGCAGATCGCGGAGATCGGCTTCAGGAACCTCGAGCTGTCGCAGGTCTCCATGGCTCCCGAAAACGTCGCCGAGATGGAGCGCGCGAAGGGTGACCTGGGGCTCGAGTTCTCTGCGATCTCGGCACCGCTCGACGCCCCGGAGGGTGCCGACTCCCTCAGCGGCACGATGAACAAGATCATCTCCGACGCCAAGCGCCTGGGCGCCCCGTTCGTCCGGATCGGCATGATGGCACCCGAGGCCATGCGCTCCCGCGAGACCATCGTCGACTACTCGAAGCGCGCCGACGAGGCAGCGAAGCGGCTGGCGGACGAGGGCATCACGCTCTGCTACCACAACCACCACGTCGAGTTCGCCCGCATCGACGGGCAGTTCATCCTCGACCTGATCCGCGAGACGGCGCCCAACCTGCGCTACGAGATCGACCTCCACTGGGTGCACCGCGGCGGGCTCGAGCCCATCCGCTTCCTGAAGCAGTACGACGGCGTCGTGGACCTCGTCCACCTCAAGGACTACCGCATCGGGCTGCTCGGCGACGAGGCGTTCGAGGCCTACGACAAGAAGGACATCGGTGCGTTCATGCAGCACTTCCTCGGCGTGGTCCAGTTCGCCGAGGTGGGCGAGGGCAACCTCGACTTCCCGGCGATGATCGCCGCGGCCGAGGAGGTCGGCGCGAAGCACCTCTACGTGGAGCAGGACGCGACGTACGGCCGCGCCCCGTTCGAGGCGCTGCAGCTCTCCCACGACAACCTCGTGAAGATGGGCTTCCAGGACAAGTTCTGATCCGGACGCAGTTCCGAACGCGAAAGGAGGGGGCGACCGCCACGGTCGCCCCCTCCTTCGTCGTTCAGTTGCCGATCAAACCTCGCGCTCGGGGAACTTGCCCTCTTCGCGGATGCGCTTGTTGAGCTCCTCTAGGTAGCGCTCCGAGGTGCCCTCGAGCGGCACCTCCTCGCCCGTCCAGCTGGACAGGTGGATGGCGTTGGCCAGGCGCACGCCGTTGATGCCGTCGGCGCCGGGCGCGATGAGCTCCGTGCCGTCGAGGATGTTCGCCGCGAAGTTCACGAGGACGCCGGCGTGCTGCTCGCCCCAGGGCGACTCGAACTCCTTGGTCTCCTGCTTGTACAGCGTGCTCGGGTCCAGCTTGCCCATGAACAGCTGCTTCACGTCGTCCATCGTCATCTGGTCGGACAGCTCGCGCTCGGGCTTGTCCAGCTTGGTGACGGTGACGGTCTTGCTGTTGTCGACGACGATCTTGCCGCCGTCGAGGAGGATCTCGAAGCGGTCGGTGCCCACCAGGTCGTGCGTGGCGGTGACGAAGGTGCCCGTCGCGCCCTCGCCGTAGTCGACGAGCGCCGTCACCTCGTCCTCCACCGCGATGTTGCGGCGGAACCCGAAGGAGGCCTTGGCATAGACCGACTTCGGCACGCCGCAGATCCACTGCCACAGGTCGAGCTGGTGGGGGGCCTGGTTGACGAGCACACCGCCGCCCTCGCCGCCCCAGGTGGCGCGCCATTCGCTCTGCTCGTAGTAGCCCTGCGGGCGCCACCAGGTGGTGATGATCCAGTTGCTGCGCCGCAGCGCGCCGAGCTCACCGGACGCGACCAGCTCGCGGACGTACTGGTAGAGCGGGTTGTTGCGCTGGTTGAACATGATCGCGAACGTCAGCTCGGGCTTCGACTTCGCGAACTCGTTCATCTTCTCGACCTGGGCGGTGTACACGCCGGCCGGCTTGTCCACGAGGACGTGGAGGTCGCGCTCCATGGCGTCGATCGCCATCTCGGGGTGCAGGTAGTGGGGGACGCAGATCACGACCGCGTCCACGTCACCGCTCTCGAGCATCGCGACGTGGTCGTCGTAGAACTTCGCCTCCGGCAGCACCTTGGCGACCGCTTCCCGCTTGGCCTCGTCGATGTCGCACACTGCTGTGACCGTGATGTTCGGCACCCTGCCGTCGGCGACGAGCGAGCCGTAGAAGCCGCCCTGTGCGCCGAAGCCGATGATGCCGAGCCGAACCTGC is a genomic window containing:
- a CDS encoding sugar kinase translates to MQLHEDAQWALVTPTSMGVRITPENRQPVHYSDHFLMQATSAESNVASVASHLGLPVKVLTNFVEGSPISAFIKANLRARGMTYEGPDVPQGDAWGYRHQFNIADSGYGGRGPRVWNDRAGEVGRTLKGEDFDLDKLFGDEGVKILHLSGLIAALSPETSKFCVEVARKAKEHGTRISFDLNYRATFWKGREEELSAAFREIASLCDVLYGNEEDFQLCLGIQGPEAGGKDIAEEIESFKQMIGRIQEQYPDAQYIGTSLREVVSANQHKWGMILWGEGEFNVAELRDIDVIDRIGGGDGSIGGVLYGILKGWAPEKCMQFGWATGALAATSIYDYGAPADEDQVWSIWSGNARVKR
- a CDS encoding lactate racemase domain-containing protein produces the protein MTSLYPGIDEAARIGGPDQVLTHDQIRAFVLEQLRAYDFDGKRVTFVVPDGTRHAPVDVVAKIVHEALGDRPADVRVVIALGTHDYMNDAAIGKLMGCEPGRFEETYPGWEIHNHDWRNEETFANLGTIPAPRIGELTGGRLTDRDMTVLVNKMVVDTDISLILGPVLPHEVVGISGGNKYFFPGLSGHDVIDMSHWVGALITSFEMIGSIGITPVRQMIDAAAELIPSTKLLLGMIVKPGSDDLQFMAFGDSRAAWEACAEVSSQVHVKYVPKAYKRVVSIIPEMYEDMWTGAKGFYKLEPVVADGGELIIYAPHIEQVSVMHPGIEEIGYHNRQYFVGQWERFKDHPWGELAHSTHLRGLGDYDPGTGVETNRVTVTLATGIPRDVVERISLNYLDPRDVDLAAFEADPDTLVVPHAGELLHRTEAQRGKLPA
- a CDS encoding MFS transporter; protein product: MTTTLSAYKGKLSTRPFGMRDKLGYMFGDFGNDFTFILQSAFFMLFFTNVVGINPAHVGLLLIGARVLDGFTDVGMGIIVDRLPVKEGQYKFKRWIKYIAIPVAVASALMYMSFVADFDSYALKVTWMVATYLLWGSICYTAINIPYGSMASVVSGNPDDRAQLSVFRSTGATLANLAIMAIMPLVVYTANTDGVSVLSGPRMTMAAVVCSILAVVCYAVCYALVEERVPSSVKGKAEGGQSIGKMLSTVFTNKALLGLIAAALILLLTFMFLGGILGYLFLNYFGDGTWQSPASIAGIAPSLVLIFISPWLAKRFGKAEVGIVAMFVGGATLLAAYFLKIENPAVWIVFYAITMLAIQVFNFLIWALITDVIDYQEVRTGSRDDGTVYAVYSWARKLGQALAGGLIGFALGAVGFDAAVAAAGEAQAESVQEGIYMLANLLPGIGAILVALALLFLYPLKKNKVAENVRILEERRVAAGLVPGQDAR
- a CDS encoding Gfo/Idh/MocA family protein translates to MQTYRAAVVGCGDISVVHLAALRKLELAELVAVCDVTPAAREAAATAHGVPGYASVEELLANEQVDVVHVCTPHDQHAPVIIACLEAGVNVLTEKPLAESLASADRVIAAEAASTAKLGVCFQTRYNAPVRIARERLRSGEFGPIRGGAGTVMWTRTPEYYASKPWRGTWAGSGGGLLMNQAIHTVDLLQWLIGPVERVDGAAHTRALAGSIEVEDTADMLLTHAGGATSIFYATNAHTINDSVLVEVVTDTAVLRIGEDLTIAHTDGRTERITPAPASSDGRDYWGTSHEDLIRDFYSQLGSDEGFWISADEARRSLEIIADVYDQSYPERTQPKEQ
- a CDS encoding sugar phosphate isomerase/epimerase gives rise to the protein MARIGLQVMTVREEFTRLGTYEALKQIAEIGFRNLELSQVSMAPENVAEMERAKGDLGLEFSAISAPLDAPEGADSLSGTMNKIISDAKRLGAPFVRIGMMAPEAMRSRETIVDYSKRADEAAKRLADEGITLCYHNHHVEFARIDGQFILDLIRETAPNLRYEIDLHWVHRGGLEPIRFLKQYDGVVDLVHLKDYRIGLLGDEAFEAYDKKDIGAFMQHFLGVVQFAEVGEGNLDFPAMIAAAEEVGAKHLYVEQDATYGRAPFEALQLSHDNLVKMGFQDKF
- a CDS encoding Gfo/Idh/MocA family protein — protein: MTEQVRLGIIGFGAQGGFYGSLVADGRVPNITVTAVCDIDEAKREAVAKVLPEAKFYDDHVAMLESGDVDAVVICVPHYLHPEMAIDAMERDLHVLVDKPAGVYTAQVEKMNEFAKSKPELTFAIMFNQRNNPLYQYVRELVASGELGALRRSNWIITTWWRPQGYYEQSEWRATWGGEGGGVLVNQAPHQLDLWQWICGVPKSVYAKASFGFRRNIAVEDEVTALVDYGEGATGTFVTATHDLVGTDRFEILLDGGKIVVDNSKTVTVTKLDKPERELSDQMTMDDVKQLFMGKLDPSTLYKQETKEFESPWGEQHAGVLVNFAANILDGTELIAPGADGINGVRLANAIHLSSWTGEEVPLEGTSERYLEELNKRIREEGKFPEREV